A window of Roseobacter fucihabitans genomic DNA:
ACGTGCGCTTGAAGATGCACGGCAAACCGATCTGATCCAACAAGCATGGACGGATAGCGGCAAAGTATATGGATACCGCAAGCTGCAGGATGATCTACTTGATCAAGGTGAGATCTGTTCTGAGAACCATGTTGCGCGGTTGGCCAGTCTCGCGGGCATCACGGCGCAAATCGGCTACAAACGGTGACCTGGTCGTTATGGCGGCAAACGGGAGCGGATCAGGCGACGAACGTACCTCACACGCGACGCAGCAAGGCAAGACGTGTTCGACTACATCGAGATGTTCTACAACCCTACACGCAAGCACACGAACAATAGCATGCAGTCACCGGTTGACTATGAAATGGAACAGCAGAGAATGAACAAGGCAAGCGTCTAGGAAACTAGGGGCACGTCAAAGAACGGGCTCGCCAGTGGGCGGAGCTCGAGCAAAGGGAACTGAATGGTGAGTGCATTTCGGATGCTGAGCGCGACGCTGTCGAAAGAATACAGCCTCCTTCGATCAAAACCGTCAGGAGTTGGATTGCCGCTCTTTCGCCGCTGGAGGCATTACTGACAGGGAAGGGACCGGATTTCATTCTTCAGAATTGTCTTGCCGTCGGTATGGGATTGAAGGTCGAACGTGCTGGTCAGATTGTGATGATTGACGAGTATCCCGCGGATCTTATGACCATCACCCCCTTTGGTTTTATGTTTCATTGGCTGGGGCACGAAAAGGTGAAAAGGCTTGGGATTACTGCAGATAAGCCTTTGAGGGTGATGATCTTGGCGATGATTGATGCCTAAACCGCGAGCTACAGTGCAAACATGACAGCCCAGTGGCTTCAGCCGACAATCCCTTTCAATGATGATGAAGTTACTCAAGGGTATTTCGCGCGTATCGGTCATTTCCAAACTGGTGTAGATGCTGGCCGTTTATGTCGCTTCTTTGACCTTGCCCGTGCCGATTTTCGCGATGGCAACAACCAATGCGTCGAAGTTATCGCTGCCACATCCGGCGAGAGTTCATCCCGTCTCGAACATAACGGTCATTCAGCAAGATACAAGCGACATGTTGAGGTTGCGAGGCGAGAGTCTTGGATTGTCGATGGTCAGGTGGGTTTCTGTTAGATTTTGCCCACGTTGCCTTATGGCGGACGAGGATAAGGTTCCCTCCTTGGGAAGGGCCGCTTGGCGGTTTCGATGGAGTTGGCTTCTAAAGCCCGTGGTTGCATGTCCCGTCCACAACATCGCTCTTGTCACGGCTCCGGCGAAAGACCCGGTGAATGCATTTGACCTGCAGAAGCTCTCCGCGCAAAGTCACCTCGACCTTGCCCCACAAGAAAATCCAGAGCCTCTCTCACCTGGATCACTGCAGCGATACGTGCTCTCCCGCCTAAGTGGCCATGTCCCCATGACGGAAGGGGATGTCGGCTTGACCCGCGGTAATTTCAATCTGGATGATCTATCTGATTTTCTGGATGGCGTCTGCGCCGACACGCAGGTCATTACAGATGAAGCCGACGGTTTCGTTGACCTGACGCATGCGGCGCGTGGCCGTTCTTCAACCGCTGAGATCATTGGATGGCAGGTTACGGGGAAGTTGAAAGAAACGGGTCTCTTGAAAGGTTTCAAGCGGCTCGACCATCTGCGGTTTCGCCTTTCTGAAATCCGACAGCTGGTAGATGTCTCGCGTTGGCACGATTTGCACCGTCTTACAGCTGTAGCGCAAATCCTTGGCACCAATCTGGGCGCGGTAAAGCTTTTGATCTCCGGGAAAAGGGGTGGGGCTTGGCTAGCTGCTGCTCTGGCCAAAATGACCCGGGGTCTTCCCGGCTCCGCATATGTTTCGTCGACTGAGATCGAGTGCTTCAAAGAACGATATACAGCTCTCGGACTTGTCGGCAGGTCATTCTGTTTGAACCACCGCAAAGCAAGAACGGTGGTTGAGGCAAATGGGGTTGAGCCGGTGATCGATCCAGACTGGCTCGGTGCGAGGGTTTACCTGCGCGCCGATGTAGACGCGCAGGCAGACAATTTGTTTCAGGTAACAGCCGAAAAGTTTGCTGCGAGGCCAGAAGTCTAGGCAACGCCCGAAACTGCTTCTTTCGGTGCCAAAAAGGCTAAAGTGACGTAATTTGGGGAATCCGATGGTTCCATCCGGTGAATCCGATGCTACTCTTGTTTGAATGATGGCCCACCGAGATGTTGAAAATCAACGACTTAGGGTATCAACATTGTGAATATTATGCTACCTTTCACAGAGGCGTGTTTTGGTCTGTTCGTAAGTGAGGGGCGGTGCGCGCTTTCGAAACGAACGCGTCAAGCTGTGCGTGACTTTTCGATCGGAATTCTGCCCACCGCTGCCGTCTTAATCGCTCACAACAAAGGGCTACGCCGCCAGATCAACCCAAACCGGCACGTGATCGGATGGCTTGTCGCGCCCGCGCACGTCTTTGTCGATGGCACAATCCACAAGCATATCTGCCGCTTGTGGGCAAAGTAGAAAGTGGTCAATACGGATGCCATTGTTGCGGTTCCAGGCACCCGCTTGATAATCCCAGAAGCTGTAATGCCCCGGACCGGGCGTGCGCGCACGGAAGGCTTCGGTCAGCCCCAGGTTGATCAATTTGCGAAAAGCGGCGCGACTTTCTGGTCGGAACAGCGCGTCCTCGCGCCAGCTGTCGGGCTTGGCCGCGTCTTCCGCTTGGGGGATGATGTTGTAATCGCCCGCCATCAGAAAAGGGGTCTCTTCGGCGAGCAGGGTTTTTGTGCGCTCCAACAGTCGCGCCATCCAGTCGAGTTTGTAATCAAACTTGGGGCCGGGTGCCGGATTGCCGTTGGGAAGATAGAGCCCACAGATCCGCAGCGGCTGTTTTTCGCCGATAATAGTGGCCTCAATCCACCTGGCCTGCGCGTCATCGGGATCACCGGGCAGGCCGCGTGTCACGTCTTCAAGGGGGTGCTTGGAGAGTATGGCGACGCCGTTGAAACTCTTTTGTCCATGGGTTTCCACGTTATATCCGCGCTCTTCGAAAATCTCCGTCGGGAAGGCCTCATCGACCGATTTGATTTCCTGCAACAGCGCCACATCCGGCTGGGCCTGATCCAACCACTCGGGCAAGGCATTGATGCGCGCCTTGATTCCGTTGATATTGAAAGTGGCAATCTTCATGTGAACGCTCCCGATCCCGTAGGCTGTACCGCTATCGCGCAATGGGGGCTGTTGGGCAAGTGCTTAGCCGGATTCGAGGCTTCAGGGCTCCATTTTACCATGTGATTCTCGTTAAACGTTAACGTTAACACCCTCCAAAAGGTTAATATCCACAGGTTTCGCCTCTGTGGATAAAAAAAAATTAACCAAATTTCCCAGGATGAGTTTTGTGGCCGCCCCGCCGGCTATATGCGGTTTCTCGTGTGGATAACTGATGGTTAACATATTATTAACACGGAATAATCTTGGTTTCTCAGATCAATCGGGCAAGCGTTAAGGTGCAAACTTCATTTGAAAGGGATAACCATGAAGAGCAACGCAATGAGCGCACAGCCAGCAACACAAGAGATTTTCAACAAGGTTAACGATCTGCACAATGGTGGCGGCACGGATCTGTTTGTTTCCGCTTCCGTTGAGCAGGGCTCGTCGGTTTTGCACGGTGCCGGAACAGGGCTTTTCGTTTCCGCATCGGTGGAGCAGGGCTCAACCACATTGAGCGGTGCCGGGACGGGCATGTTCGTTTCGGCCTCTGTGGAGCAGGGTTCGACCACGTTGAATGGTGCCGGCACGGGCCTGTTTGTCTCTGCTTCTGAGGAATAGGGGCGCGCTAGGGCTGACGTTCTGAAAACCAAAGCGTGCAGCCCCCCCCTAAGACCACCCAAAAAGCCGGTATCATGGATGCTGTTCTGGGTTCCGGCTATTTTCTCTGCGGCAAATTCATCGTTGAAAGGAAGACCCCCATGTCAAACGTCATCTCTTTGGGTTTGCCGCACAGACCAAATCTGGCACAACGCCAGGCTCTCTTGATGCATAATTTTGCGCACAACCGCCGCGGCAAGGAGGATGTTTTCTGGCTCAAGGAAAACGCCGAAATCCTGAATATGCTTGCGACCAGCGGCGCACTTCTGGGGACTGAGGCGCTCGCGCCTTATCGCGATATCTATGACAGCCTCGAAGAGAAGTTGAAGTTCTTTCCGCAGTATTACCGATTTCTGATGTCGATCTGCCTCGACCTCGAAGATCTCGGAATGGGGAGTGGCAAGGGGACGGCTCTGTGTGACTGGGCCGTTCGGTCGGGCTTGGCAGAGGCAGAACTCTCTGATTTACAACGCGCGGAGGCCTTACGCCTTGTGGCACGGCGCGGTTTCAAAGGCGATGACCCGGCCCTCACAGAGCGGCTGCATCGTTTTATGAACCGGCCGCAGACCTTCGTGCTGCCAAATAAAAAGGCGGCCTATGAGCTGACCCATATCGTTTTTTACCTGTCGGACTATGGGGTTGTTAATCCCCAGCTGAGCCCGGCGGCGATCACCAGCCTCGAATTTGTCGGGCTGCTGGCTTATCTGGATCAGGATCTTGATCTGCTCGCAGAGGTCTGTGTGGCCCTGCGATTTGCCGGACACCTTCCCAGCGCGATCTGGGAGGATTGGGTTGGCGCAGAGATGAGCGGATTTATCCTGCAATCGCAAGGGAGCGGGCAGGGGGACGTCTATCACACCTATTTGGTGACGTCCTGGTGGGCCGAATTCGCGGAGCGCCCTAGCTTTCCCGGTGTGCCCGCCCAGAACGGATTGCACATCACCCGCCACGCGAGCCGACAGGGGCCCTTGCGCGCGATGTCAGAATATATGTTTAATCTCGGTACAGCGCGGCGCGGCGACTGGGAGGTCATGCGCCAGGAAATGTCGGATATTGTCGGTCAGGACGGTTTGGACATCCTATGTGGTGCGGAACAATCCTGCGAGAGATTCGGTGAATTCTTTGAAGGGTTTGCCCGGTATTGATTTATAAATCAATACCTTGTGACCCGATGTTCATGTCACATCGAAAACGATGTACCACAACCGCAGGAGCTTGAGGCGTTCGGATTGTTGATGACAAACCGCGCGCCGATCAACTCTTCGGTGAAATCGATAACGGCCCCTCCCAGGAACGGCAGGGACACGGCATCCACGACGACTTTCTGGCCTGACCCTTCGAGAATGAGGTCATCCTCGCGCGGATCATCCAGCTCAATCTCATATTGAAAACCGGAACACCCACCGCCCTCTACCGCAATACGCAGGGCCTTGCCGTCCTGTGCGGCTCCGATCTCAGCGAGGCGATCAAAGGCGCGCGGGGTCACTGTGGGAGGAAGTTGCATATGCGTGCTCGCTCAATCGGTTTCATTAAGTCTTCCGTTGCAATATAGAAACTCTCGACACAGGCGACAAGGACCAGCCCAAAATGACGGCTCCATATGCCTCCAATCCGCTGCATACCCGGGGACGGTACGTGCGGGAAGAGGAAAGCACGTTTCGATCCTGCTTTCAGCGGGACCGCGACCGGATCATCCATGCCAGCGCGTTTCGCAGGCTTAAACACAAGACGCAGGTCTTCATCGAACATGAGGGCGATTATTATCGCACGCGGCTGACCCATTCGATTGAGGTCGCACAGGTTGCGCGCACGATCTCGGGGGCCTTGCAGCTTAACCCCGAACTGACCGAGGCGGTGGCGCTGGCGCATGATCTTGGGCACACACCTTTTGGTCACACCGGGGAGGACGCATTATCGGTGCTGATGCGGCCTTACGGCGGATTTGACCACAACGCCCAGGCCATTCGGATTGTGACCGATCTTGAACGCCATTACGCTGATTTCGATGGGCTTAACCTGACCTGGGAAACACTGGAGGGTCTTGCGAAACACAATGGTCCTGTTACCGGCGATATCCCCTGGGCGCTGGAGGCGTATAATGCGCACCATGATCTGGAATTGCACAGCTATGCCAGTGCGGAGGCGCAGGTTGCCGCGATCGCGGATGACGTCGCCTATAATCACCATGACCTGCATGATGGCCTGCGTGCGGAGCTGTTCTCCACGGATGAGCTGGCGGCCCTGCCGATCCTGAACGCCTGTTTTGAAGAGGTCGACACGAAATATCCCGGCCTGAATTATTACCGCCGCCGTCACGAGGCCCTGCGGCGGTTCTTTGGTGTGCTGGTAGAGGATGTGATCGGCTTTGCTCAGGCGCGCCTGATGGACATGCAACCGCAATCGGTCGATGACATCCGCGCGGCCGGACGCACGATCATCCGCTTTTCTGATGATGTGTTTGCCGATTTGAAGGTTATCCGCTCCTTTCTGTTTGATCGCATGTACCGCGCTCCCAGCGTGGTCAAGATGCGCACTCAGGTAACGCAGGTGGTTGAGGAGCTTTTCCCGTATTTCATGGCGCACCCGGATCAATTGCCCAAACAATGGCGCAAGGATGTCGAAGCCGCACAGGATGAAACCGCGCTGGCGCGTATTGTGTCGGATTACATTTCCGGCATGACCGACCGCTTTGCCCTGCAAGAACATGAGCGGCTTGTCGGCGGTTGATCCACGCGGCGGCCATGTGTGGTTGACCCGGCCTTGGGGCGTGATAAACCGCGCAAAGCTTCTATAGGAACCGTATCATGAACCTTTTTGCCGATATCCGCGCGCTTGTGCTTGACTGTTTGCAAGACATGACAACCTCCGGCCAACTGCCCGAGGGCTTGGCCACGGGCAATGTGACGGTTGAGCCGCCCCGCGATGCGGCGCATGGCGATATGGCGACCAATGCGGCGATGGTTCTGGCCAAACCGGCCGGTTTGAAACCGCGCGACATCGCAGAGGCTCTGGCCGAACGGCTGATCAAGGATGCACGGATCGCCACTGCCGAGGTTGCGGGGCCGGGCTTTTTGAACCTGCGCCTCGCACCTGTGGTCTGGCAGGGCGTTGTCTCTGCCGTATTGGCGGAGGGGACTGATTTTGGCCGGGCCGCTTTGGGGCAGGGCAAGAAGGTTAACGTGGAATATGTCTCGGCCAATCCGACCGGGCCGTTGCATGTGGGCCATACGCGCGGCGCGGTTTTCGGGGATGCGCTGGCCTCTCTGCTGGATTTCGCCGGCTACGATGTGACGCGGGAATATTACATCAATGACGGCGGCGCGCAGGTCGATGTGCTCGCGCGCTCGGTCTATTTGCGCTACCTCGAAGCGCATGGGCAGGAGGTCGCCTTCCCTGATGGAACCTATCCGGGCGATTACCTCATTGCGACCGGCGTGGCGCTCAAGGAAAAGGTGGGCGATGCCTATCTCGACAAAGGCGAACAATTCTGGCTGCAAGAGGTGCGTAGTTTTGCCACCGAGGCGATGATGGATTTGATCCGCGCGGATCTCAAAGCGCTGGGTGTCGAGATGGATGTGTTCTATTCGGAAAAATCGCTCTATGGCACCGGTCGCATTGAGGCCGCGATTGAGGATTTGCGCGGCAAAGGTTTGATCTATGAGGGCGTGCTGGAGCCCCCCAAAGGCAAGAAGCCCGAAGATTGGGAGCCGCGCCAACAG
This region includes:
- the argS gene encoding arginine--tRNA ligase, producing MNLFADIRALVLDCLQDMTTSGQLPEGLATGNVTVEPPRDAAHGDMATNAAMVLAKPAGLKPRDIAEALAERLIKDARIATAEVAGPGFLNLRLAPVVWQGVVSAVLAEGTDFGRAALGQGKKVNVEYVSANPTGPLHVGHTRGAVFGDALASLLDFAGYDVTREYYINDGGAQVDVLARSVYLRYLEAHGQEVAFPDGTYPGDYLIATGVALKEKVGDAYLDKGEQFWLQEVRSFATEAMMDLIRADLKALGVEMDVFYSEKSLYGTGRIEAAIEDLRGKGLIYEGVLEPPKGKKPEDWEPRQQTLFASTEHGDDVDRPVQKSDGNWTYFAPDIAYHFDKVSRGYDQLIDVFGADHGGYVKRMKAAVSALSEGQVPLDIKLTQLVKLFKNGEPFKMSKRAGTFVTLRDVVDQVGSDVTRFVMLTRKNDAMLDFDFDKVMEQSRENPVFYVQYAHARVASVMRKATEAGIAVDEATLRGADLSLLDHEAELGLAAKLAEWPRLVETAARSNEPHRVAFYLYELAGTFHALWNKGNDVPSLRFVQDDPKVTAAKIALARATSVVIGAGLGILGVTPAEEMR
- a CDS encoding DUF6902 family protein, giving the protein MSNVISLGLPHRPNLAQRQALLMHNFAHNRRGKEDVFWLKENAEILNMLATSGALLGTEALAPYRDIYDSLEEKLKFFPQYYRFLMSICLDLEDLGMGSGKGTALCDWAVRSGLAEAELSDLQRAEALRLVARRGFKGDDPALTERLHRFMNRPQTFVLPNKKAAYELTHIVFYLSDYGVVNPQLSPAAITSLEFVGLLAYLDQDLDLLAEVCVALRFAGHLPSAIWEDWVGAEMSGFILQSQGSGQGDVYHTYLVTSWWAEFAERPSFPGVPAQNGLHITRHASRQGPLRAMSEYMFNLGTARRGDWEVMRQEMSDIVGQDGLDILCGAEQSCERFGEFFEGFARY
- the xth gene encoding exodeoxyribonuclease III: MKIATFNINGIKARINALPEWLDQAQPDVALLQEIKSVDEAFPTEIFEERGYNVETHGQKSFNGVAILSKHPLEDVTRGLPGDPDDAQARWIEATIIGEKQPLRICGLYLPNGNPAPGPKFDYKLDWMARLLERTKTLLAEETPFLMAGDYNIIPQAEDAAKPDSWREDALFRPESRAAFRKLINLGLTEAFRARTPGPGHYSFWDYQAGAWNRNNGIRIDHFLLCPQAADMLVDCAIDKDVRGRDKPSDHVPVWVDLAA
- a CDS encoding iron-sulfur cluster assembly accessory protein; this translates as MQLPPTVTPRAFDRLAEIGAAQDGKALRIAVEGGGCSGFQYEIELDDPREDDLILEGSGQKVVVDAVSLPFLGGAVIDFTEELIGARFVINNPNASSSCGCGTSFSM
- a CDS encoding deoxyguanosinetriphosphate triphosphohydrolase; translated protein: MTAPYASNPLHTRGRYVREEESTFRSCFQRDRDRIIHASAFRRLKHKTQVFIEHEGDYYRTRLTHSIEVAQVARTISGALQLNPELTEAVALAHDLGHTPFGHTGEDALSVLMRPYGGFDHNAQAIRIVTDLERHYADFDGLNLTWETLEGLAKHNGPVTGDIPWALEAYNAHHDLELHSYASAEAQVAAIADDVAYNHHDLHDGLRAELFSTDELAALPILNACFEEVDTKYPGLNYYRRRHEALRRFFGVLVEDVIGFAQARLMDMQPQSVDDIRAAGRTIIRFSDDVFADLKVIRSFLFDRMYRAPSVVKMRTQVTQVVEELFPYFMAHPDQLPKQWRKDVEAAQDETALARIVSDYISGMTDRFALQEHERLVGG